The following is a genomic window from Pseudopipra pipra isolate bDixPip1 chromosome 2, bDixPip1.hap1, whole genome shotgun sequence.
GTGGGCACACGTGGTGCCACGCCTGCTGCTGAGATGCCCTGGCAGCACAGTGGAAAGCAACAATCCTGAACACCACAGGGGTTTACAGGGCACTCAAACAGGCTTTAAAGAccttgtaattttaaaatactggttTTATACTTCATCTGAgctgtttctgctgcagctTAGCAAAGCTCTCACTGTGTACTTGAGAAAAACCTAtactgcagcttttttttccccagagattTCCCAGTGCAAAAGGTTTCTATGTGGCAAATTTAAAGCTTAAAGTTCTGAAAAAGATGGGTTTTACCTACCCACAGGATTATTCGATTATCCTAAGCCTTCTTTTTCAAACTTTCTCACAGCTTGCAGCTGTGGGATGTTAACTTGCTGACAGTATTGCCAAACCAAAGAAGCTGGCAATAGAACAGCCTTGGTACCCAAGACATAATTCCAGTTCAGAGTGAAACAgattcccctttcccctccatcAGCAAGGTACAGTGGTGCTCCTTCAGCTATCAATGCAACTGAAAAGTCCTTTCTCACATCTTACTACCCTTTAAACTCCATGAAAACCCTGACAGAATTTGCTGTACTAATTGACAGCTAAAAATTTCActggttttttccctcatttttacACCCAGTGGTAGGATGTTACTTCccatttcttcattattttcatCAACACTTTATCAGCTAGCAGACAGGCTAGTTCACACattttatgtgtgtgttttgggaCACACACTGTTTCACGTCACATTATTCTgagacagggaaaaagaaacagaccactgaataataaataaaactttattCCAGCCATAGCTTGGGCTAATCTAAGAAATACTGGCCAAGCTATTTACAGTtacattaatcttttttttttctagtagaCAACTATGTCATTACAGTGAAAGTACTGCAATAAGAAGGTACCTCATTCTGGCAGTATGACTAAGTTTTCCTTTAacatataaattttatataatCATAGTCTCCAAATGAACGTCTTTTGAAGGTAGAGTTCATTATGCAGtcataacagaagaaaaaaaccctgttattGTGCTCAAAGCAGCTTTATATCCCCTGTCCCGAAATCAAAAATCGGAGAGATAAATTCCAAGTCACTAACTTCAGTCAGACAACCCCATAAACCAGGTCAAGCTTTCATAATTCCTCTGTTAACTGCTGTCCTGATTTATGCAATCCCAGTTTATGACTCCAGTGGACAGGTGGTCAAACAGCCCAGTGTATCTGCTTTGATTTATGGCTTTAAGGTTATTCATTCACTACAAATGCAACATGACACACCATACAGCAGTTAAGTAAGTTCCTTTTATAAAGAATGAGAAATGACTCAACTTTGCAAGGACAGATTTGTCAGTTTGTTAAAAAGATGGGAGCCTAAAGAAGCTAATTCCAACTTTTTACAGTACCTGTTCTCATTCTGTCTTATGACATTCCAAATTCCATTATTATCTTGTTTTTCAGCAGAATATTTTACtagtgtttttgttttcattctcagGTCTTTTGAAATTCAGAAACCCTCTCCAATTACTTTCCTCATCTACAAAAGTAAGAATGGATGCACTCCAGTTTAGGACCAAATACTGTTCTAAAACAAGGATGGTAACTGTAGGTATGTGTAGGATTCCAGTCCTAACACATTTCATGCAGGCTGATTCCAGAAACACTAGAATATCCAAATTTTCCCATTTGGCTCATTTCTTCTAGTGATCTTCTTAACTAACAGGAAAacttattttctgttattttcaaTATCACCACAGTCATCAGAAGATTGCTCAGGTCTACTGCTACAGCCCTTAACAGGACATGGTGGCACGAGGGCCTTCTCATTTTCTTGTGCTCaataaacagaaggaaaaaaaattccagtaaaATGCACAAGGAAAGTCTGCTACTATTAAGAATGTTTCACTTTTTATGTTGTTTCACAGGTTAGCTCTGCTACCTAATCTCTAATTTCCCTGTTGCTTAGGGCAGGCAGTTCTCTCTAAAATGTATCTCAGGGCACCACACATTTAATAAGAGAGAGATTTGTAGGAGCTGAGTAACCtccacaggcagagctgtgcaacTCCCAGGAAAGACATACTGAAGtgacttttgttttgtttttttttttgcataaattaGACATGTCCTGCATGACAAGAAGAGctaagaggaaaattaaaacacCAACCAAACCCTCCACAGTATTTGCTTAGCCATATAGCCTTTTTCTTCACAGATTTTACCTCCTGGATTTCAGGATGAGAATCAATGCCCCGTGGGGACATTAAGTGGTCACAAAGAATGCCCTTGCTTGCCAGGCTGGGTGTAAATAGATAAATACTCACGTTCTTCCTTGCTGTATTGAGGATGCCTCCTACGAACACTGGCGAGTGAATCACCTTCagctttttcagttttctggacTTGGTTGTGTTTAGACCACAAAAcgctgctgcagcagaaggtAGCACCGAGTCTGAAATCAGGGGATTCTCTTTGTTCCAGAAGAGTTTGTGAGCAGCTTGAGATGCCTCCAGATTTCCCATCTATCCATTTTGCAGAGTATCTAGGTACTGGGGAGTCAAACTGTGGCAGTAATTTTCTATCAGTCTGATGTCTGAAGCTAAAAAGCTGGTGTTGGGAGGTTTTTGAGCTTTCAGAATCAGAGTCTATATCCTTGTTTTGTGCATACTGTATGATCCAGTTAATCTTTTTGCTCAAGATATTTTTTACTTCTGCATATGGACTTTTAGAGAGCTTTGATCGTGGACAGTCCTGATTTGCTATTAAGTGGAATTTTTCAAAGCAGTCTCTGTGCCCCCTTAAAGATCTTGTATGCAGAAGATCTGACTTTGGTACTCCTGTAAAGACACAACAAAATACTGTGTACTCAGctcactttttaaaatctttactCACAAGcaaccaagaaaacaaaaacttaaGTGATGCTTCCCTACTAACAGTCTTATCACCGAGGCAAACAAGGTTATCTCATAGTTTAAAATTTTTGAAGTTCCACTCAGTCTCGAGTCCCTGGCACACAAAGTGTTTTGCACACCATAATCTCCGGTGCAGGACTTCAGCATGTGCCTCTTGGGTGGTAACACAGATGAAGCAAACTGCTAACTCACATTGCATCACCCCTACCCACAAGTGTAGAAGCTGTAGAAGCAGAATAAACCCAACTGTGTATCAGCAAGTTCTACAGAATGATACTGAAGAGCATTTTGACAGCACTCATACATGCTCCCATCTTCTATGCATAACGTTATGAGCCATCTGCTCAAATAATACTGCAGGGTGCAGGCTTGTCTTCATCCAAGTGGCCAAACATAATTCAGATTTCAGTCATAGTTTATTATTTTGCACTGGTACAAGCCTGCAGCCTGGCTAGAGAAGCAAGTTCTACTACTGTTGACGCTTGCCAATGTTAAACTGtcctgaaattaatttcatgtgtgctggtttgggttgggatagagttaattttcatcACAGTCTAGTATGGGACTGTGCTTTGGatttctgctgaaaacaatgttttcattattgctgagcagggcttacacagagtcaaggccttttttGCCTCTCACATCACCCTGAGTGGGatgggggtgcacaaggagttgggaagggacacagctgggacagctgatcccaactgacccaagggacaaTCTACACCATgtggtgtcatgctcagcatataaagcagggggaaggaggaggaagggaggactgtttggagtgatggcatttgtcttcccaagtcaccgtCACgcgtgatggggccctgctctcctggggatggctgaacacctgcctgcccatgggaagcagtgaatgaatttctatttctgctttgcttgtgtgagcagtttttgctttccctatgaAACTGCCTTTACCTCAACCCACGAGTTGagattctctcccccatcccacggtggggggggggggggaggaagtgAATGAGCAGCTGTGTGAGGCCGATtggctggctggggttaaaccacatCATCTAAGATGGATGTTTATTCTCCTCTTTGCTTGTCCTCCTTCAAGGACTATTCAAATAGCTACAGCAGGTAACTTAAACCTCAAAGTAACTGATAATGATTGACACTTTTAAAAAGGAACACAATCTGTGAAGATGTACAGTTGGTGAGTGAACACAGATGGTATGAGAAATAACTATTTCAGAAAGTTAATAGTATCCCAGTACAAAATTACTTTCTGCAACTTCAGTGGATATTTACTTTTCTTCAGATTCACCTACACAGTAGATTCAGAATCCATGCCCAGAGTATTGAGCAGTTTGACATTTATCCCAATACCCAGTATGCTACTTGGGAGGTTCCCAATATAATGAAAACCAATTCTGTCAAACAAGGACCTCATTGCAAATTACAATAATACACATGTGAACCACTGCTTGAAACTGTTCAATGCcagagtatttaaacaaaaatatgatAAAGCAATTTGATCTTTGAAATTAGGCAACATCAACTAAGCTGCAGTCATTTTACTTTTTAGCACATAAAAActattaaattaaaaaccatGAAATGCAACAGGTAACAAAAGCTGATAACCGAGACACTAATGAGCAATtaacagaaagctgcttgttaCAATTCTTAGTTATATCTGACTTACCCTCTGAAATTCTCGAACTAAACTTCAAGCCTCTGATCCTAAATGACTAATGATACACTGCCTTTTTAAGTTATCAAATGGCACAAAATCCCAAATTACTATCAAAACTAAGCTACCAAGGTAAAAATC
Proteins encoded in this region:
- the C2H21orf91 gene encoding protein EURL homolog isoform X2, with amino-acid sequence MNEEQFVSIDLDDDNVCSVCKLGTEKETLSFCHVCFELNIEGVPKSDLLHTRSLRGHRDCFEKFHLIANQDCPRSKLSKSPYAEVKNILSKKINWIIQYAQNKDIDSDSESSKTSQHQLFSFRHQTDRKLLPQFDSPVPRYSAKWIDGKSGGISSCSQTLLEQRESPDFRLGATFCCSSVLWSKHNQVQKTEKAEGDSLASVRRRHPQYSKEEHVFEELTKQVQEKDSLASELNVRHIAIEQLLKNCSKLPCLQMGRGGMKSNVPI
- the C2H21orf91 gene encoding protein EURL homolog isoform X1; translation: MNEEQFVSIDLDDDNVCSVCKLGTEKETLSFCHVCFELNIEGVPKSDLLHTRSLRGHRDCFEKFHLIANQDCPRSKLSKSPYAEVKNILSKKINWIIQYAQNKDIDSDSESSKTSQHQLFSFRHQTDRKLLPQFDSPVPRYSAKWIDGKSGGISSCSQTLLEQRESPDFRLGATFCCSSVLWSKHNQVQKTEKAEGDSLASVRRRHPQYSKEELTTMTPGELKQLNEKLLKQIQDVFEELTKQVQEKDSLASELNVRHIAIEQLLKNCSKLPCLQMGRGGMKSNVPI